The following nucleotide sequence is from Betaproteobacteria bacterium.
AGCAGGCTGACCCGGTTGAGCGCCAGCGCCACCGGGAATCGCCTGTTTGCGCTGCCGGCCGTCCATAAAATTCGCCATGAACGGTGACTCTGCCGCAACCGACGCCTGCCATGGGCGCCATTCGATTCGACGTGGTCGCCGGCCTGACGGCTGCCAGCCGTTGTTCTTCCCAAGGCGATGGCGTATGCGACCGTGGCTGGACTTCCGAGTGTCGGTCGGGCTTTACATCCCTGATCCCGGTGTGATCTACGCGCTGCTCGGCACGTCGCGTGCTGAGTGTGAGCTCCACGACGACGCTGGCGATCCTCGCCCGGCACGCAGCTCGGCCTGGCCGTGCCCGATGGTGATCCGACCTGGCGCGCCTGCCACCGCCACGGGCTGACCGCCTGGTGGGCGCGATGCTGGTGTGGCGGCGCATGATGCGTCTGGGGGTGTTGCCAACTTCATCTCTCGCACCGGTGCTGACCGGTTTCGGCGGGGATCGGCCTGGGGATCGTGCTCGACCAGGTCCTGAAGCTGCTAAGGATCCATTTCGACAAGCAGGGATTTTACGTCGACGTGGCGAGCATTGCAGCACGCTGGAGACGTCGCCGATGGCGCTGGCGCAGTGGCAACCTTCGCGATCCTGATCGGCATGGAGCGGATCTGGCCGCACTCTCCGGCGCCGCTCGTGGCCGTCGGCGGAGGCATTGCGCGGCGTCGTGGTACTTCGGGCTGAAGGCACTGGGTGTGTCGACGGTGAGGCTGATTCCGCAGGGGCCTGCCGCCGGTAACGCTGCCGGACCTGGGGCTTCCCGCAGCCGCGGCGCGGGGGCTTCGGGATCGCGCTGATGAGCTTTACCGAAACGATCGCTGCGGGTTGGGCCTTTGCTGGCCAAGCGATCCGCCTATCGACGCCAACCGCGAACTGGTCGCGACGGGCGTTGCGAACCTGGGCGGCGCGTTCCTCGGCGCGATGCCCCGGGCGGCGAGGCGGCACCTCGCAGACCGCGGTCGTGCGAGCCGCGGGTGGAAGGTCGCAGAAGGCCTCGCTGGTCACCGCGGCCGCAGCGCGCGCCACCATGCTGCTGCTGGCCCCGATCCTCGGGCTTCTTCCTAACGCGACGCTGGCGGCGGTGGTGATCGTCTACTCGGTCGGGTTGATCCAGCCCCGGGTTCCGTGCCATCCGTGGGGTGCGCAGCATGGAATTTCGCTGGGCGCTCGTCGCCTGCGCGCGGCGTACTCGTGTTCGGCACGCTCAATGGCATCGTCGTCGCGATTATCGTGTCGATGATCAGGCTCGCCATGCCAGACGGCGCATCCGCGCGTGTCGGTCATCGCCGAAGCGCGGACCGACGTGCTGCGACCGATATCCGCGGAGCACACCGGACGACGAGACCTTCGAGGCCTGCTGATCGTGCGCCCCGAGGGGCGCCTCTTCTTCGTCAACGCGCAGTACATCGCCGACCGGGTCACGGGCTGGTCGCACCGCACGAGCCGCGCGTGCTGGCATTGGACGTGAGCCGCGTTTCCGATCTCAGATATTCGGCGCTGCAAACGCACTGCGCAGCCCACGAGCGTGCTAGATGGAGGGAGCAACGGTGGAGGACGCGAGGCCCCGAGGTGTGGCTCGCAGGACTGAACCCCGGCGTGCTCGAGGTCGTCCACCATGCCGGGCTTGACCAGAAGCTCAGCCACGATCGGCTCCTTTTCAACGCACGGGAGGTGATGGGCGTTACCAGGCACGAGGGCGTCGGGGGGAAGACGTCACAGGAGTCCTGACGGTCGAGGGCAGGCCGCAGCCGCCGCCCGTCGCGCGGTCACTGCGCAAGATTAATGGCCTTCGGCATGGATGGAGGACAATCCCGCTGGCCCGATCAGAGCCTTTGCCCCGGGCATCCTTTCGCGACGCAGGAGGTAACCATGCAACAAAGAGTACTCATTCTCGTCCTGCTTGCGATTTCATGCGCGGCAGCAGGTACGTATGCGCAGACCCACCGTCAGCTGGCGCCAGTCCGCCGCGGGCGCAGTCGATCCGGCATCTGTCCAGGCCCTCAAGGACGTGGGTTTCCACCTGCGGAAGCTCAGGCGCTTCAGCGTGTCCACGGAACTCACGGGTGAGCGGGTTCTGAAGGATGGCGAAAAGCTTCAGCATACCGCCAAGGCGGATCTGGACGTGGTACGCCCCTCGAAGCTGCGCGCCAGGATGTCCAGCGCCCGCGCCGATCGCCAGCTTTTCTTCGACGGCAAGACGGTGACGCTCTATGCGCCCGCGCAGAAGTTCTATTCGACCGTCGAATTCGCCGGCTCGATCGGAGACCTGATCGGAAGGCTCGAGGAAAAGTACGGCATTGAGCTGCCGCTCGAGGATCTCTTCCGCTGGGAACCCCCGGCGCTCCGCTCGACAAGATCGATTCGGCGATGAACGCCGGCCAGGATTTCATCGGAAGGATCTTTGCGACCACTACGCCTTCCGTCAGGGCACCATCGACTGGCAGATCTGGATCACCACCGGGGACCAGCCGCTGCGCGCAAGGTCGTGATCACGAACCGCGCCGACGAAGCCCGTCCGCAGTCGGTCTCGATGATCAGCTGGAACCTGAAGCCCGCGTTCAAGGACTCGACCTTCACGTTCACGCCGCCCCAGGGGGCGAAGAAGATCGACGTCATCGAGCGCAAGGCAAAGTAGAGGAGCGGACATGAAAACGTCAATGAGCAAACTGGTCCTGGCCTCGGCGGCCGCCGCCATGCTGGCGAGCTTCGTCATGGCACCCCTCGGAGCGCAGCGCCGTGGCGGCGGGGGGGGGGGGGGTGGTGGGGCAGTCGGTGCGCGCGCCGGCGGGGATCGTGGCGCCAGCGACAGGCAGGGCGCGCAGGCCAACAACAGCAAGGCCGATGCGCGCACGAACGAGGTGCGCAACACCAGCGTCAACAACGTCAACGCACAGAAAAACGTTAACGTGAACGTGGACTGCACGGGTCGTTGCGGCGGCTGGGATCATCCGGTCGCAGCCGCGGCGGTGGTCGGCAGCGCGGTGGCCGTGACGGCTGCCGCGGTCGGCTCGATGGTGGCCACCGTGCCCGGCCAATTGCGTTCCGGTCAATTATGGCGGCATGGTGTATCAGCAATGCGGTGGCACCTGGTATGCCCCGCAGGGATCGCAGTATACCGTCGTCAATCCGCCGTACTGATGCCGCAAGAGGTCCGGTAGCCCGCTCCGCGCCATTGGGCTGCATTGGCTTTGATTGGGCGCGATTGGTGGCAAGCGCTGCAAGTTTTTGATGGAACGAGTGAGGCGGCTTGCCCAGTCGGCGCCTGAGAACCAGGGGGTCGTGGGTTCGAATCCTGCCGGGCGCGCCAGAAACACGAATGGGCCGGTCGCAAGACTGGCCCATTTTCAATTGGCGGGCGCGGGAACCTCTGCGGGGACGATCCCTACACCCACGATTCGCAAGACGGACTCACTGCTTCGGCAAGACGTGAGGCGAAGAATGGTGATGCGCGATGAGCCATTCGCCACCGCGCTTCGTCACGAGCATGGTGTAGCGCGACGGCCGAGCCCACGCCTTGCCGTTAGTCGACCCGGTGAACTCGTAAAAGCCCGTGACGAGTACCGCGTCGTCGCCGAGCACAATCGTGTGCCTTTCCTGGATCGCGTTCTTGTTGCCACTTCCTTCGACGCCGAGAAGTATTTCTTGATGGCCTCGGTTCCAATGGATATGACAGGACTCACGGTTCCCAGAAGAATGCCGTCAGGCGAATCAGTCCTTGCGATTGCCTCCGGGTCATTGGAACTGTATGCCGCCGACCAGCGGTCAAGGAGCGCATTTGCTTCCTCTTCCGAACCCGCGCACGCCGCCAATGGGGCAAGCGAGACTGCTACCAGAGCCAGAAGCCGAATGAGGTTGCTCATTTCTATTCTCCTTGGGTAGTAAGATCGGAATCGGTCGAGCATACGCCGAAAAAAGTGGGGGCATCATATCCATGTTTTGTGGGAGATTTGTCCGGGTCCTAGTTGTGCGGCAATTGGATGCGGGGGTCCTGATTGGACGAGATTTGGCGCGACGTTCTAAGTGACTGAATAGCAATGAAGTGGCGATGTTCACGAGCCGAAGGTATCAAGAGCCCAACGGGGCTTTTTTTGCGCCAACGTAGGTGCACACGGTCCATCCAGGCGGACCATCTGCGCTGGAGCGCACCGAACGCATCGCCGATGTTTTCATCGAAATGACGCAGCACAACGGAAAACCCGTGACGCCCCCGATGGCCACCCCAAACTCCCGCACCTGTGGCCGGGTCAAACTCCCGCACCTGAGCAGGCGGCGGGACGCGGCGAAGTTACCCGGTTGATCCCCTCTTGGCAACACGCGCCGCGGCCTCTTTCAGGCGCCAGCTCTTGCCTTCGAAGCGCAGCAGGTAGCCGTGGTGCATGAGGCGATCGAGGAGCGGGGTGACTACGACGACATCGCCGAGGAGCCGCCCCCAGTCCTCGAGCGGGCGGTTGGAGGTGACGATCGTCGAGGCTTTCTCGTAGCGGCTCATGAGCACGTCGGCGAGCTCGTCGCCGGCGTGGGCGGGGAGCTTGCGCAGGAAGAGGTCGTCAATGACGAGCAGCTCGGCGGCCTTGAGCTGGGCGCGCAGCTTGCGCAGTTCACCGAGTTCGCGAGCTTCGCCGATGTCCTCGATGAGCTGGTGGGCCTCGCGGTAGTGCACGCGCCGGCCGTGGGCGACTGCGAGCGCGGCAAGCGCCTTCGCCACATGGCTCTTACCCGTTCCGGGCGGGCCGATGAGCAGCGCGTCCTCCTTCGCGTCGATGAACTTGAGCGTGGCGAGCTCCAGCACGTCGCGCCGGGGAAGCCGCGGGTTGTAGCTCCAGTCGAAGCTCTTCAGGTCGCATCGCTCGGGCAGCCCCGAGAGCGCGTAGCGTCGCTCGAGCAGGCGCGAGCGGCGCCGGTCGAGCTCGTCCTGGACGAGCCAGGAGAAGGCTTCGACGAAGTCCATTTCATGCGCGCCAACCTGGGAGCGCGCGAGCCTGCAGTGTTGCGGTCATGCCGGACAGGCGCAGGCTGCGTAGCGCGCTCCAGGCTCAGTGATAGACATTGCCATCGGGATCCTCGTGGTGGACCTGGGAGAGCGCCTCCCAGAGCGTTTGGTACTCGGTGATGTCGCGAATCGCCGGATGCGCCTGCGTGAGCGGCAGGTCGGCCGCAGGGGGCGCCTGGCGCTCGAGCGCGCGCCTGACGGCGGCGTAGGACAAGCAGTTGGCTTGCGTGAGGCGCGCGCACACCGCCTCGATGTCGGCGCGCGCGCGTGCTTGCGCACGAGGTTTGCGCGAGGCCGTAGATCGCTCGTTGGCCGGGGCGGCCAAGCTTGGCGAAGAGCTCGCGGCCGGCCTGGGCAGTTGCCGGGCCGATGGTCTCCAGGCGCACGAGCAGGCGCACCGTTTCACGCGACGGGTTGAAGACGCGGTCCTCTCCCTGCATCACGAAGGCGCCCTTGCGAAGCGACTTCTCGTGCCGGCGCAGCACGGTGCCAACGCGCTCGAGGATCTCGATCTCGCTCGTACACGCGCACCGTGACTTCGCTGTGAGGCGCGGCTGGAAGAGCGGCGTAATACGAGCCCTCGACCTGCACCAGGCCCGCGTCATCGACCGTGCGCGTGACCTGGCGGAAGTACCTGCAGCCCTCGGCAGGCAACTGCTTCAAGTGCGCTTGCTCCTCGCGGAACATCTCGAGCACCTGACGCTTCTTGCGCCCGTGGATGCGCGGAGCCGCCCAGCGCTCCTCCCAGTGCGCGAGCCACTCGTTCTGCGCCTCGACGGACTCGAAGCGCCGCCCCTTGAGCGCGGTCGACTGCGTGTGCTGAATCGCGTTCTCGACGGTTCCCTTGCGGTTGGGGTCGGCGACACGGCACGGATCGGCGACGACACCGTAGTGCGCGAGCATGCGGCGCGTAGACGGGATTCAACTCAGGCTCGTACAGATCGGGCTTGATCACGCCCTGCTTCAGGTTGTCGAGCACGACGTACCGAGGACAGCCGCCGAAGGCACGGAAGGCCTCCTCGTGCGCCCGCGCCCAACTCTCCTGGTCGGCCTTCCACACCGCTTTCCTGAAGCTCTTGCCCGAGTACTTGAGCGTCATCACGAAGAGCGCCGGCTTACGGTACTTGCCGCGGCTATCCAGCGTGGGCGCCCCTTCGCCGTAGTCGACCTGCGCTTCCTCGCCGGGGCGAATTCCAGTACGTCGAAGCGCTCGGGCGCGCGCGCCTTGAGCCGCGCCACGAAGCGCTTCACCGAGTTGTAGCCGTGTGCGAAGCCGTGGCCCTCCACCAGGTCCTGGTAGATGGCCACGGCGTTCCTGCCCAGCAACACCTGCGACTCGATCCACTCCCGGTGCGGCTCGCACGCCGAGGTCGTCGACTCGTTGGCCGGAGCCGGTGGCCGGGGTGCGGGAGTTTGGCCCTCCGGGCCCCCGGAGCCGGTGGCCGGGGGTGCGGGAGTTTGCCCATCCGCAGCACCAGAGCCGGTGGCCACCCCGGGGGAATTTGCCAGCCTCTGATAACGCCGGACGGTCTTCGGAGACACCCCCAGGCGCCGCTCAATCTCCCGCTGCCCCACGCCGCTCTCGAGCAGCGCCAGGACGCTCATGCGCAAATGCGATTTCAAGACGTTCACTCTCTCTCTCCCCGAATTGGTCGGGGAGGAGCGTACGTCGCGCCGTCCGGCGCCCGGGATCAGGCGCCCTTACGGGTGCTCAG
It contains:
- a CDS encoding nuclear transport factor 2 family protein — protein: MHWNRGHQEILLGVEGSGNKNAIQERHTIVLGDDAVLVTGFYEFTGSTNGKAWARPSRYTMLVTKRGGEWLIAHHHSSPHVLPKQ